In a single window of the Deltaproteobacteria bacterium genome:
- a CDS encoding AAA family ATPase, producing MTGKIQNPAAIDFNPQFRKALELMEETNRNVFITGRAGTGKSTLLNYFKEHTGKKAVVLAPTGVAAINVGGQTIHSFFGFKPDVTLGAIRKRFRDEKKNIYRKLKTIVIDEVSMVRADLLDCVDKFLRLNGPEEKFPFGGVQMIFIGDLYQLPPVVTGHEREIFREHYATPYFFSAKVFEDLDWEFIELEKIYRQKDDDFIRLLNAIRNRTVTDNDLVLLNQRFDPNFTAPPDAFYIYLTTTNDLADRLNDEQLAQLPGKTWTVRGIIEGDFSKEYLPTALDLKLKKGAQIMLLNNDSSGRWVNGTIGRMIGMKKDEEKQDILITRLDNGKKMEITPYTWEIFRFFLKNGELSSEVVGSFTQYPVRLAFAVTIHKSQGKTFERAIIDVGKGTFAHGQMYVALSRCTTLEGIVLMKPIRKNHVLMDWQVVKFLTKCQYDIAARQLPREDKIQIIEDAIRNKQTLEIVYLKAQDEKTRRLIRPLSVGDMEYKGHPFIGLEALCMTRREKRVFNVDKILEIVESS from the coding sequence ATGACAGGAAAAATTCAAAACCCGGCAGCCATCGATTTCAACCCCCAGTTTCGGAAGGCCCTTGAGTTGATGGAAGAAACGAACCGGAACGTCTTTATCACCGGCAGGGCGGGTACGGGGAAATCGACCCTGCTCAACTACTTCAAGGAACACACGGGAAAGAAGGCCGTTGTCCTTGCCCCTACCGGCGTGGCCGCAATCAATGTCGGCGGGCAGACCATTCACTCCTTTTTCGGTTTCAAGCCCGATGTGACCCTGGGGGCCATCCGTAAAAGATTTCGTGATGAAAAAAAGAATATTTATAGAAAGCTGAAGACTATTGTCATCGATGAGGTCTCCATGGTACGGGCTGACCTCCTTGATTGCGTCGATAAATTCCTGCGCCTCAACGGTCCTGAAGAAAAATTTCCTTTTGGCGGTGTTCAGATGATCTTCATTGGCGATCTCTACCAGCTTCCGCCGGTCGTGACGGGTCATGAAAGGGAAATTTTCCGGGAGCATTACGCAACCCCTTATTTTTTCAGCGCAAAAGTCTTTGAAGATTTGGATTGGGAATTCATCGAACTGGAAAAGATCTACCGTCAGAAGGACGACGATTTTATCCGCCTGCTCAATGCCATCCGCAACCGCACCGTGACCGATAATGATCTGGTCCTGCTCAATCAGCGTTTCGATCCCAACTTCACCGCCCCGCCCGACGCTTTTTACATTTATCTCACCACCACAAATGATTTGGCCGATCGTCTCAATGATGAGCAGCTTGCTCAATTACCCGGCAAGACATGGACGGTCCGCGGCATCATTGAAGGTGATTTCAGCAAGGAATACCTGCCGACGGCTTTAGATCTCAAACTCAAGAAGGGCGCACAGATCATGCTTCTCAATAACGATTCATCCGGAAGATGGGTGAACGGAACGATTGGAAGGATGATCGGCATGAAAAAGGACGAAGAGAAACAGGATATCCTCATCACACGACTGGATAACGGTAAAAAAATGGAAATTACTCCCTACACATGGGAGATCTTTCGGTTTTTTCTCAAAAACGGGGAGCTTTCTTCCGAAGTGGTCGGTTCATTTACCCAGTATCCCGTAAGGCTTGCCTTTGCCGTTACGATCCATAAAAGCCAGGGAAAGACCTTTGAAAGGGCCATCATTGATGTGGGGAAAGGCACCTTCGCCCACGGCCAGATGTATGTGGCGCTTTCCCGCTGCACTACTCTGGAAGGCATCGTCCTGATGAAACCGATACGGAAAAATCACGTTCTCATGGACTGGCAGGTGGTGAAATTCCTGACAAAGTGCCAGTACGACATTGCCGCCCGGCAGTTGCCACGGGAAGATAAAATTCAGATCATCGAGGACGCAATCAGGAATAAACAAACCCTGGAAATTGTGTACCTGAAGGCACAGGACGAAAAGACCCGCCGCCTCATCAGACCCCTTTCCGTCGGCGATATGGAATACAAAGGCCACCCTTTTATCGGCCTGGAGGCGCTCTGTATGACGCGACGGGAAAAGCGGGTCTTCAATGTGGATAAGATATTGGAAATTGTAGAATCTTCGTAA